The following proteins are encoded in a genomic region of Enterocloster clostridioformis:
- a CDS encoding IS91 family transposase, whose protein sequence is MSDYKIRQIFEQSYEAFSAPGHYQSDVQRKAARAILNCKSGRLGVNLSQCTDCGHVEVHNNSCRNRNCPNCQAVKKEIWVDKRSAEVIDSPYFHVVFTLPHELNPLIYCNQKLLYGLLHRCCAETLLELSADKKWLGATPGIIQVLHTWNQELDYHVHMHCIVSGGGLTGDGKIRKSSSKFFIRTEVLRDKFKGKYMAHLVSLYESGSLNFSSSCENLRNSYHWKEFKNKLYEMDWCPYIKKTFNGFGNVIEYLGRYIHKIAISNSRILSVTEDTVTFSARGKKPGEPKRQITLGNTEFIRRYLMHVLPSGFQKIRYYGFLNNRMKYKNLKVIFKLQNGQRFKQRYAGMSLAELLKAVWNFDICVCPECGHTAMKQLGRCHVPSS, encoded by the coding sequence ATGAGTGATTACAAAATCAGGCAGATATTTGAGCAGTCCTATGAAGCTTTCTCAGCACCGGGGCACTATCAGTCGGATGTCCAACGCAAAGCCGCCCGAGCCATCTTAAACTGCAAATCCGGAAGGCTTGGTGTCAACTTAAGTCAGTGTACCGACTGTGGGCATGTGGAAGTCCACAATAATTCCTGCCGCAACCGCAACTGCCCCAACTGTCAGGCTGTGAAGAAAGAAATCTGGGTAGATAAACGCAGTGCTGAGGTCATTGATTCACCCTATTTTCATGTAGTGTTTACACTTCCACATGAATTAAATCCCCTCATTTACTGCAACCAGAAGCTTCTGTATGGACTTCTTCACAGATGCTGCGCCGAAACACTTCTGGAATTATCTGCTGATAAGAAGTGGCTCGGGGCAACACCCGGGATTATCCAAGTACTTCATACTTGGAATCAGGAGCTGGATTACCATGTACATATGCACTGCATTGTTTCCGGCGGCGGGCTTACCGGAGATGGAAAAATCCGTAAATCCTCATCTAAGTTTTTTATCCGTACGGAGGTCCTGCGGGATAAGTTTAAGGGGAAATATATGGCACACCTTGTCTCCCTTTATGAAAGCGGCTCCCTTAACTTTTCATCCTCCTGTGAAAACCTGCGTAATTCTTACCACTGGAAGGAATTTAAAAATAAGCTTTATGAAATGGACTGGTGCCCCTACATCAAGAAAACCTTCAACGGCTTCGGCAATGTCATTGAATACCTTGGACGCTACATCCACAAAATCGCCATCTCTAACAGCAGGATCCTTTCTGTTACGGAAGATACGGTAACATTCTCTGCCCGTGGAAAAAAGCCGGGTGAACCAAAACGTCAGATTACTCTTGGCAACACGGAGTTTATACGCCGTTACCTGATGCATGTGCTGCCTTCCGGCTTTCAGAAAATACGCTATTATGGTTTTCTGAACAATCGGATGAAATATAAGAATCTGAAGGTTATCTTTAAGCTTCAGAATGGACAGCGTTTCAAGCAGCGTTACGCCGGAATGTCCCTGGCAGAGCTTTTAAAAGCAGTCTGGAATTTCGATATCTGTGTGTGTCCTGAATGTGGTCATACAGCCATGAAACAGCTGGGAAGGTGTCATGTTCCTTCTTCC